One Candidatus Obscuribacterales bacterium DNA segment encodes these proteins:
- a CDS encoding SUF system NifU family Fe-S cluster assembly protein: MALNDLRDLYQTVILERYKKPRNRGTTSPVDRHQRGHNPSCGDTIELSLKLNEADGSIDDVKFEGEGCAISMASVDLMAEALRGKSCEEALEMVQTFQAMMKGDAEFPKELRKLNVMQGVAQFPVRIKCANLGWHTLKAALEQAGQIEAVEFVSNENL, translated from the coding sequence ATGGCATTGAATGATCTCCGCGATCTCTACCAAACCGTGATTTTGGAACGGTACAAAAAACCCCGTAATCGCGGCACCACCAGCCCCGTCGATCGCCACCAGCGTGGGCACAACCCCTCCTGTGGTGACACCATCGAACTCAGTCTTAAGCTCAACGAGGCCGATGGCTCCATTGACGATGTGAAATTTGAGGGCGAAGGCTGCGCTATTTCCATGGCGTCGGTAGATCTCATGGCCGAGGCCCTGCGGGGTAAAAGCTGTGAGGAGGCGCTGGAAATGGTGCAAACGTTTCAGGCGATGATGAAAGGCGATGCGGAGTTCCCAAAGGAGCTGCGCAAGCTGAATGTTATGCAGGGGGTAGCGCAGTTTCCGGTGCGGATCAAATGCGCCAATCTGGGTTGGCATACCCTGAAGGCCGCCCTCGAACAGGCAGGGCAAATCGAGGCAGTTGAGTTTGTCAGCAACGAAAATTTATAG